Part of the Capsicum annuum cultivar UCD-10X-F1 chromosome 12, UCD10Xv1.1, whole genome shotgun sequence genome is shown below.
aattgatgggacttaaacccaatatTTTATCATAGCTCATCGGGATTCTAACCCAATGTTTTACCCTTTAATGAGATGAAATTTGAATCCACATTCTTATAATCAATGACATAATATgtcaaattatacaacaaaattCATAACGGACCTTTAAATACTCTTTcccttaaacaaaaaaaatacataaaacttgTAAATAAATAAGTATCTTTAAAGACAAACATATATAGGAAATTATGACTTTTGATACCTACATCACGTACTTAACCAATTCTTTGCTTATACCTTTGCACAACCCTATCATTCAATCCTTCAAACTTAATTAAATTGTTAGAGTTAAACTTTAAGGTGAAACTTCATATCTCACCTTTTGATGGACGTTCATCGaaacaaataacataagaaattgctaaccttgaaatcctttaaatttataatctcaccttgtttgacagagtctcatactgataacatgttataaaataaCGGAAGAAACAAATTGCAAGACTTGTATTATGTATTGTTATGTgttcttcaaaataaaataaatacatgtcTTTTATAGGCAAATTTTCCTACATTACAACCAATGGTCAGTTGTGTACACTACAAACATTTGTACAATATTGAATTTTTACACTACAAACAATTGTACAATATTAAAAAGATTGGAAGACAGCCACACCATTCTTATTTCTTAACAGTCTCCAAAAACTcctcttttctaaaaaaaaattgatccaaCTGCGACGGACGAAGTAATTCACAAGTCCAAACAACTTGTAAATTATTGAATCAAACTAACCACAATATCTTTGGGTTGAATAACAATAACTAATCACATGTGCTTTAATCTTTTAAGTTCATGTGAAGTCAATGCGCAATCAGAATTTTAATAATGTTGCAAGAAACATCTTCTTTCTTTTAAAAGAATATTTGATTTCTTGATATCATATTCCAAAAGTTAGCAAGacattgcaaaaataaaataaaatagatatataagCTAATTATTGCATAAATATTATAAGATCAAGAAGTGGGATGAGTTGGAGTGAGTGACGATGTTCAGAGTTAATAACTCAATCAGTAAACTTAAGGGTTTTATCCCAAAAAGTCACTCGACTTTAGTCTTTTTCAAAATTCACTCAACTAtcacatttttattcaaaaagtcactcaacctatttaattattttcttaaataaaatttatttatgtgaaatttctatttaaattaaaattctaaaaaattaaagatatttttaaTGACTCTTTTATCCCTATTTCCCTAAATTTAGTATCTCCcctcctctttctcatttttcttctccgtctcaaataatattataattgattcaacattaaatatgtttaataaaatatcaaaggatcACAACAAAATTTAACAATAACCAAAGAATTAAAGTTACAATTATTTTTCTCTACCTTTTCAATCCTTGtttctacttctttttttttttccatctaATATTTATGTTGGTATTGGAAtctaattaaattcaaatttgcACATTATATAGCTTATTATAAATGCGACGCTCTCaacgataccatataaatatgtatgatgaattagggattttataCCCATAACTAAATATTATGAGGAATATACCTACGTTATAGAAATTCAATATATGTATGTAATTACTACGTACACGTGTTTTTTAGTAATAAATGAGTTAAATTACGTATCATTTAGTTATATTTCATcgtattaaaaaataaacattgTTAATCAACTCGAACTAgaaaacataaatacaaaaaaataacaccaacaatttaaaaccaaatctaaataaatcaaatcacaaTTAATCACTAAATACTGGGAGTCTGAAGCAATTAGCATCACTCAAGTTAGTATATGTAACTACAAAAACTAACACCGGCAATCACAGGATGCATCAAGCGACCCTACAAACAGGGAACAGAAGAAAGAAGTCACTGAGGAATCTCCTCCAGTTGAATCACAGGATGCATCAAGTGACCGAACAGATAGTGGAAGACCTTCTGTTTTAGATTCTGTAACTGCACGTGAAGGTGGAAGTTTTGAAGAGCATTCTAATAGGAGCTTTCTTGGTGACCAGCACATAGATGAAGGTCTGAAGAGGGTATCTGATTCAGTTATGCTTGAACATGAGTCACTTAGTAGGCCTGTTGAGGCTACCTAGCGAGGCAATGAGATTGACCTTAAAGAACAACGGTTAAGCTCAGGAAGCAACTCTTCAGATGTTACATATTCATTGGTTGAGCTGGAGAAGCTGAAAAAGGAAATGAAAATGATGGAAACTGCATTACAAGGAGTTGCTAGACAAGCTCAGGTATGTCTGTATGCTTTATAACTAAAATTTGTGCACCTGGTGCTTCTCAGCCAGCTGTAATACTGGACAGAATGATCTCAATCTCCTGACATTACTCGAGTATATGAACTCTTTTGTTGTCTGCACCTGAAGTAAGTGAGTCCAATAATTTTTCGTTCTGTTACCTAAAGATTAGCTGAATTGTGCTCATCCTGAATTATTCCTCCCATCTTGCGAAGTCATGGATAAAAGTTACTTCATTGAGTTGAATTTTGACTAAAAGTAGCTGCAGTTAGAAAAAGTCTTGATTTGACCTGTGTTTGTGTGTGTCAGTGACTCATCTCATTAATATTCTTTTGCATTTGTCAAATATGACATAGTTTCCTATCTTGAGGCCCAAATTCCTGAAAACATGGATATTTTTCTCCGTAATCTGTGGGTCCTTCCTAAAGTTGCGGAGTCCACTGGCATTGGATGTTGGTATAAGCCTAAAGACGAGGCTTAGAGGGAAGCTGCAAATGTGTAGTGTCCCATGTTTTATCGCAATTAGCTCTTTCTTATTATGCAGGAGGATTATTTCTAAGCCAATAGATATACTTTAGGTTTTTGAATTATTGGGACTAATTTCTTTCTCTGTGTGCTTAATTTTTCAATGTCCATACTTACTGTTATGCATCATGCTTGAAAAAAGAATTTACTTGGTGTGTGTGCTAAACCTGAACTTCAGTATCTTGTTTGTAAATACAAATATTCAACGAGATGACACGCAACTGTTTTTCCTCAGGCAAAAGCTGATGAAATTGCGAAGTTGAAGAATGAAAACGAGCAATTGAAGGCTGTCATTGAGGATCTGAGAGTAAGTTCCTATCATTTTAAAGTTCCTTTCAAGGCTATTAACTGAATTTGTTGCTGTCTTCCAGTTTTCCAAATGGCATGAGTCAAAGACATACTACAGTCCGTGTTGTTTCAGGATGGATCGACAATTTCATAAATTTGATTTCTATGATTCTGCTAGTGTTATTTTTCTGCTTGTTATTTGATTATATTTCTTTAACTTCAGCCCTGCTTGCAATTTTTCATCTAGATAGGTAAATCTTCCATGTGGCCCAGATATTGTGTAAGCCGTCTGTTTAACTGATTCAGTCATCTTAACTACCAGCTAATTTGTTAAAGCACTTTCTTATGAACATCACCAATAATCAGACTTCCTTAGACTAGATGTGTGGAGAGCAGGAAGAATTGCTGTTGTTGCATAGTGTCATATGACACACAAGTCATATCATTGGCTATTTTGATTAAACTGCTTTCACATCAACACACATTGTATTTCTCTTAGACGAATTCTAGCTTCTCTCTTTAGTCAGATGATTTGTGCTTCACATGCTCTTTCACTCTCTCATAACTGATAATTTCCTATAtcaattaaattacaaaaaattatgGGGAACAGTCATCCCTGCCAAGCAAATCTTCTGATGTTCATTTAATTTTCCTTTAATACTAATATCAAATGTGCATTTGGTTACATGGGTAATGAATCCAAACTTTAATTAGTTCTTTTGTTAGTTTTATTTAAACTGATGAGTTCTAATGcagtttttaaaacttttttctaaACCCTCATCCCTGCATCTTTCCCTTTATCTTGACTTTAGGTTCATCTTTCAGCCCTCAAAACTCCTTTCCATGTAGAACACCCCAATctcaattttttctctctctGCTTACACATTCATTTTTACAGAGGAAGTCCAATGATGCAGACGAATCTCTGCGAGAAGAGTACCATCGAAAAGTTTTTGCTCTTGAGAGGAAGGTCTGAATGTGTTCACATCAATGTTTCAGCTTTAAATTCCATTCTTAAGTGCTTGCTTTATGACTTGATGACCAGCCCTGCACATCAAAGCAGTCATACGAATTCTTGAAAGATGGTTTTTGGCGTGTTGCGTGGTTCTGCTACTTCATTTAAGCATCACAAAAATTGCTCTGTTTCATCTTTTATGCTTTTTGCTTTTTTCATATCTTCTGGTCACAGATTCTTTGTAGTGTATTAATGCTGGTCTGATCCCTAGAATTTTAGTTTAAAATGGTTCTAGTATGTGAAGACAATTGTGACTGTTGAGGGCCGAACCCCTTTAATGCCATTTAATAAGACCTTATTAACAGCATATATGAATCGGAACGGGGAGCTTGGACCCTCGAGAATCCACACACCTTCACGGGAGAGAATTCCTTGGAGAAGCTCCATAACCTTCTTTCCGAGTGCTTCTTACTTCtataaacaatagaaaaaataaaagtggaaGCGGCTTCATTTATGATGCACAGACATGATACTTGTTTGAAGAATAAGAGGAACATTTTGTTGGTTGGTAACGTTCCATCCTTTCTAATTtaattgacatttttgaagaaatTACACCATCCCTTCCTAATATATATTTACTTCTGAAACCTCATATTTACTTTCTAGATTACAGTTCCCCAGTTAGGTTTTTGTAAAACCAAATCCTCTTTTACCATCAGGTTAATCTTTGTCCATGGCATGCTTGATTGCGTCATTGTTGTTTGTGCCTTCAATAGAACTCAAGGACTGATTAGCATTTCTGTTTGCTGTTAAAAGGGGACCATTCAATGCTTCTTTAACATTTTTGTTAAATGTATTACtgtttttttttgatatttcaattatttcaggTTTATGCTCTCACCAAAGAAAGGGATACACTTCGCAGGGAACAGAATAAGAAAAGTGATGCTGCAGCTCTTCTATAAAATAAAGATGAGATAATTACTCAAGTAATGGCTGAAGGTATGAAAAACTCAAGAGTCTGCCTATGAAAGTGGTTTTAATACATTATACCATCATTTGGCCTTTGTTTCACATGAAGCTTTGCTACTAATACTATATGTGGCATACAAGACGGTTACAGTTCAGACAAGGTAAATTTACATTAATTTTTAGGTGGTATCTT
Proteins encoded:
- the LOC107849442 gene encoding golgin candidate 5-like, giving the protein MKMMETALQGVARQAQAKADEIAKLKNENEQLKAVIEDLRRKSNDADESLREEYHRKVFALERKVYALTKERDTLRREQNKKSDAAALL